DNA sequence from the Pedobacter schmidteae genome:
ACAGATAAGGCAACCAGGTAAAGGCCCCGATCTGTTTGATATCAAACAGAAATTGCTCTTTTAAAAAGGTGGGCAACCAGGTTACAAACAACCACCATACCGGGTCGATAAAAAACCTGCTCATGATGATGCCCCAGGTATTCCTAAATTTTAGCAGTGCTCTCCAGGTCAATACCGGTGCCACCTCAACAGAGGTGTTGGTGTCAGGATCGGTATCCAAAATGTAATTGCGTTCCTTTTCTGTGAGCCATGGATGCTTTTCAGGTGCTGCCTTATTGATAACCAACCATGGGATTACCCAGATCAGTCCAAGGGCGGCGATAAGTATAAAGGTCATTTTCCATCCAAAAGCAATGTATAGTAAGGCGATGACAGGGGCTGATACGACTGAGCCCAGGGAAGCTCCGGCACCAAAAATACCTTGCGCTATGGCCCTTTCCTTTGCGGGAAACCATTCTGCATTACTCTTTGTGGCACCCGGCCAGTTGCCAGCCTCAGAAAAACCAAGCATAAAGCGAAAGATGTTGAACGACATCAGCGAGCGGGCAAAGGAATGCAAGGCAATGGATATGCTCCAGCCAATAATAGAAATGGTCATACCTAGTCTTGTACCAACTGCGTCCATCAGTTTTCCTGTAAAGGTTTGTCCAAGTGCATAAGCAATCATGAAAAAGGTGGTGATGAGTGCCAGTGCACTTTTATTGTCCACATCAGCAATTCCAAATTCCTTATATATGTAAGGCCACATGATGTTGATGGCACTCCGGTCGATATAGTTGATCACCGTTGCAAATGCAATCAGCGCAATAATGTACCATCTTAATCCTTTTACTTTCATTTCTTTTCTCTGATGGGCTTACAATCCCAGTGCTTTTAAAAAATCCATAATCTTTGCATTTACCATGCTGTTGTCTTCGGGGGTAAATTTTCCGTGCTGACCACCTTTCACGGTAACGAATTCATTTTTTACTCCCAGCTCATCTAGTTTTGCTTTGAGCGCAACAGATTGTTGATAAGGTACTATCGGGTCGGCATCACCGTGGACAATAAATACGGGCGGACTGTTCTTGTTAACCTGATACAATGGTGATACCGACATGGCAAAGTCCTTATCTTTTGCTTTGGCTCCCAGCCATGCCGTAGCCGATTTGCTGGTTTTGATAGGGCCGTACCCCCAGTCCCATACGTCGGTAATACCGTATTTGTCAATAATTGCAGCCACTTTAATGTTGGCTGTACTTTTGCAATTGGTGTCGAAGATGTGGTTGTTGCCCAATAAGCCGCCCATCAGGGCCAGGTGCCCACCTGCAGACCCACCCATGATCACAATTTTGTTGACGTCGATGTTCAGTTTCCCCGCATTTGTAATCAGGTAAATCAGAGCACAGCGGGTATCTTCGACAGCTGCGGGTGCAGTTGCTATACCTGTTAAGCGGTAAGCAATGTTGGCTACCGCATAGCCTCTTTTGAAAAAGCCACTAAAGCCTGTTTGCGATTCTTTGTTGCCTTTGTTCCAGCCACCACCATGAATGTTGATCACCAGTGGGGTAGCCCCATTTTTGGCCGGTGGCAGATACAGGTCCAGTTTACCTTCCCAGTCATTTACTTTGGTGTAAACTACATTCAGTTGCTCGGTAAAACCGGCCGGATACGTCACTTTTTTTACCGCTGCAGTGTCCTGAGCCTTTAACTGGGCGCAGACAAGCAGTAGTCCGCAAAATATAATTATCTTTCTCATTTATTTAGGTTTAAAGGTTGTTTTTAAAGGAAATCTTCCCGGTGTGGCGAGAATACATCAATGAGGATTCCAGGTTCTATACACACGCAGCCATGCCATACATGGGGTGGGGCATAAAAACCATCGCCCTGGCGGATGATCTTTTTTTCTGCTCCTATAGTCATTTCAAATACCCCACTGGCTACATAGGTCACCTGCGAATGATGATGCTCGTGTAAAACGCCCACTGCTTCGGCTTCAAATTTTGCTTTTACAAGCATAATTTTGTCATCATAGCCATATACCTGTCTTTTTATTCCGTTTCCCAGATCTTGCCATGGTATTTCTGTATCTATTTGAAATAAATTGTGTTGTAACATTGCGTATTAATTAAGTTTTAAAAAATTTTCCTTGTCCTGGTAATTGATTTGATAGGTGTATGCTTTGTTTTTTACTTTAAAAGCTACCGTAACCTGGTTTTTATCACTGCTGATTATTTTCAGGTCGCTTACTTTACTGGCTGCGCCTGTGGTGGTTTCGCTAACCGGATTGGTACGTCCATGGGTTTCAATCACATTAAAGAAGGTTTGGTTACCTGAATTTGTCGACGACAACATAAAGGCTTTGTTTTCTATCAAGCTCATATCGGGATCGTTGGCCCCAAGCAGTAGCATTTTTAAATTCAAATTAGCATCGCTGGTAAAATGTACCGTATAGAAGCGTTTGTTATTTAAAATACTGATGTAACCAGTTTTAGAAGGAACCGACTGATCTGCATTTAACCAGATGTGTTCATATCCATATTTTTCTCCAAGTGGTTTTAACTGATTGGTAAAGGCAGTTATTTTTGGTGCAGCATCTACAATATGTCCTTTATACCAAAAAGGCAAATCGTATTGATGCGGTTTATCGGCCAGTACCTGGAACACATCAATAACCAAGGGCTTGCTCAATTCAGCTACTTTCAGCAAGGCTGAAGTCCTGATTAATTGTACGTTGGGATAGGCATTGCGTTCTATGGCGCTAACTACCTGAAGGTCTTTGTTATTTTTGAAATATAGGATGTCGGGGTGGTTTTGTTGGGCAGCATCGGCATTTCCCTTGTAATTGGAGGTTTGGTCTACCACCAGGGTATTGTGGGCGATGGTTTGTTTTGCCCATGATTTATTCTCGGGCAGATAGTCACCACCTTTTTTTGATTCAATATTGATAAACCTGGCCGAACCGTAATCGGGTAAAATCTCTACGCCGTTGTCGTAATACAGCAGATTGAGCCTGTCAAAATGTCCATGTCCCATGCCCTGTGAAGCGGCTTTAAGCAGTAATACCTGTTGATCGTCGTTATGGCCATATCTTAATATACCCAAACCGCCTTCATTGCCGTTGGCGCCATCTTTAATTAACAGTGGTTGGTAAGCAAAAGGTTTGGTCTTGCCTGCCTGGATATCGGCAGCTACCTTTAAGCCTGCATCTGAAACGACTACTTCGGCCTGCCGTTGCGCAACATCCAGCAATTCGGCAGCAGCATGAATATCGGCATAAGCAATGTTTACTCCATATACCAATTCAGGGCTCTCGTATGTTTTACCTTTTATGGCATCATTTATTGGGAAAAAGGTACCGTCGGTATAGGTGAGTTGTAAGGTGGTGTTGATGGCTTTGGCTAATAATTGATTGCGGTATTCAAATATTTTTAAGGCAGGTTGAAAATTATTGATGGCTTTGGCAAAAATAACAAATGGGAGTAAAGCGTACCTCTGGTAGTAAGGGCCTTCGGTATAATAACCATCTGGCGAGAATAGTTGATCCAGCTGTGCCAGGTAGCCTGTTTTTCCATCTTTTGCCGAGCCCTTTATGGCCATTTCAACATATTCTGGTTTATTGAGTACATAGCCAGTCATACCAACGGCTGCAATATCCCAGGTGCCATGGTTATGGATTTTATCGAAGGTTTCTTTGCAGTCAACAGTAAAAAACTTCAGTATGGGTTCAAACAAACCTTGTGTTATGGCGTTACGGTTTTTTGCAGAAATGGCATCATATACCATATCATAGCCCTGTATAGTGTATACCTGCCATACAAAATCATTCAGGCTTTGCCAGAAGATTTTACCAGCTTGATGGTTTTCTTTTCTTTTTGGGTGGAGTGGCCATTTGCTATAGTTTTCTGCATATTTTAACAACATATTTTCTACATATCCAGCATACTTTTTATCGCCCGAAATCTGATAGGCAATGCCACAGTTCAGCATATTGGTATAGTTTTTCTTGTGTTGTTCGTGCGTGGCACCGCCACCCGCATCTTTAGGTGTAGGTACGCTGATGGGCTCCGTCAGTGCTTTGTCGGCATCAATTTTAATCTTATGATAAGATTTTTGGAGCAAAGGGTAGGTTTGTATTCCTTTTCTTACCGCCTCAATATTTTTTTTGGTCAGCATTATTCCCGGATGTTCCTGAGCCGTCAACGACAGCGGAAAAATCAGGCAAAACATAACCATTACCAACTTTTTTAAGTAGTTCATATGCATTAAAAGAAAAGGAGAATTTTGTCCTTAGTTAATTGTCATTAATAATTTTTTGTGCGGAAAATCCGGCTTTGCTAATTTGGAACATATCATTAAGGTGTGCAGCAACCGCATTTTCTGCAGCATCTATGTCCTGGTTTTCTATTGCGGTAAGAATATCTCGATGCTCGGCTATTGCCAGTTTTCCACGATTGTCGCCGCAAATCTTGCTTTCTACGATACTCTTGATCAGGTCGGGAATCAGGATCAGGATCATGGATTCAATAACCGAGTTTTTTGAAGCGCGGGCAATGGCTATATGAAATAGCATATCCTCTTCAATGGCATCCTGATTGCTATTGGTCTTGTTCTCATAATCAATCAGCGCTTCCTTTAATTTAACCAGGTCCTGTTCTGTCCTTCTTTCTGCAGCAAGCTTTACCGCATCAAGTTCCAGGTAATAGCGGGCTTCCAAAAGGGCATTGAAATCTTCTTTGTTAAATTTGATGATGTCGGTAATGATGTTGTCTAACACTTTAATGCTTAACCCCGAAACATAAGTGCCACTTTGAGGATTGGTTCTGAGTAAACCATAAAATTCTAATTTTAAAATGGCCTCGCGGACATAGCTACGTCCTACACCAAATTTCTCTGCCAGTATCCTTTCGGCAGGAAGCCGGTCGCCAGGTTGCAATTGTCCACTTGTGATCAGTTGTTTCAGCTGTCCGATGATTTTGTCGACAGGAGATTCTACTTCAATAGATTTGATCGTTTCTATAAATGATTTCATACAATATATTTGGTTTACCAATTATTGGTTAACCAAATATAGAGAATATAATAAGCAATCCAAATTTTTACATGCTTTTTAGCTGCTGCCAGATTTCTTCATTCACAGGAATCCCATTTTTTTCGTTATCCAGCCTAGTTTTTAGCGTTCTCTCTCCCGGATATGTTACAATATCACCTGGCTTATCAGGGCGACTGTTTTTGGTGTATTCAAGTATTTCTTCTATTAATGCTGCATGCATATCGGATTGATGCAGGCAGATAAAGCATTGCGACACGCCTGTTTCGTATTTGCCTTCTGATATTTTTTGAGTCGAGCGGCCGCCGCTAAGGGCTACTGCAAGCAGATCGAGGACCAGTGACAGACCTGAACCTTTCCAGAAACCAATTGGTAGGGCAAGTTTTGATTTTCTGACCTGGGCCGGATCAGTACTTAAATTTCCCTGTTCATCATATCCTCCCGGAAATGGGAGTTGTTCATCTTTTAGTTCATACTCTTGCATTTTACCATAGGAAAACTGCGACATGGCCATGTCCAGTACTACATGACCTTCGGTACGGGGTACTGCAATAACCAATGGATTATTGCCCAACACGGCATCCTTACCTCCCCAGGCGGGCATGCCGGCTGTTGCATTTGTAAAACAAATGCCAATGCAGCCTGCTTGGGCAGCTTGCCAGCCATAGGTGCCACCACGCATCCAGTGGTTGGTGTTTTTTATGGCTACACAGCCAATACCATTACTTTTGGCCAATGCTATGGCGCGGTCCATCGCATGTGTTGCATTAAACATGCCCGGTGCCAGCTGGCCGTCCCATCTTTCAATAGCTCCGGTACGCTCCAGCAATATGGGGACAGCATCCGGTATCACCAATCCATTTTTAACATGTTGTACAAAAACAGGAAACCTGTTTAGACCATGCGAATAAACTCCATCTCTACTGTTTGATGCGAATATGGTGGCACAGGTATCGGCCATCTGCTCATCAAAAGACAATTGGAGAAGTACTCTTTTAAATTCTTGCTGAAGGGTTTGGAAAGGTACACGCATAACGAATGTTTATGCTCAAATATAGGTAATGTGGGTAAACCTATATATAACAAAAGCCCTGCAGGCATAAAATACCTGCAGGGCCTCAGCTAAATTTATTTTATATCGTTTTTGGCGTATATACCTTAAGTACACCATCACCTTCGCTACTTACTACAAGCAAACTCTTTTTTGTCGGGCTGTTTTTAGCCGGGATAAAAAGAACACCTTCAGGAGCGTCACCACACTTTATTAATTGTAAAAATACAGGAGCAGTTGGTATGGTAAGGTCATAAACCGCTACCGCATCAGCTCTTTCCATGCCCACAAAAGCTACTTTTTTATCGCCAACGGTACCTATGGTAATACCTTCGGGCTCCACACTTTTGTCATCACTTCTTAAATCATCATATACGTTCTCTGCTACACATTTTTTATCCAGTTCATTTTTGCTGTCAAAAACCTGTGCACCTGTATTGCCGTTCCATACCGAAAATGAGCGGGAGCCAAAGGAATAGAGTTCGTCCAGATCGCCGTCGCCGTCAATATCTCCCAAGGTAGTGGTGATGTTTAACCTGCCCAGCTGTTCGTCTTTTTTCAGATCAGCAGCATTCGGGAATACTGTTGCATCTAGTTTTACATCTTTGTTTTTTATTCTTAATACCTCCGAAAAGCCAGCATATTCTCTGGCATCACCTTCGTTTGCTGTAAATAGGTATGGAATTCCGTTTGTTTCCAGTACGGCAATAGCATCAGGCATGTATACGCCCTTTACATTCCATTTTGCGGCTATGTATGGTGTTGCAGGAGATAAATTCACGTCACTCAGATCCACTTCGTTTCCGGTTTGGTTATAATCTTTAAAACCCAGAGGGAAGATATTGCTTATGGTTTTAGACGCGATATCGATCTTAGCGATGCCATTATTTTCCTGAAGGGTTACCCATGCTGTTTTCGAATCAGCAGAAATGGTGATGTATTCCGGTTCGATATCTTTAACAAAGTTTTTGCCTGGGCCAAATATTCTAAAGCCCTTTTGCATCAATGCGGCTTTTTGTCCTTCTATGGATGAAAAGTCAATAGTAGTCACTGCATAATTATTATTTACCTCTATAATGGATACTGTGCCCGAAGGATCATTGGTATAATCAGCACTTGGTTCACCTTCATTTGCGCTCATTATATATTTTCCATCCGGAGAAAAAGTGACCATATCAGGTAATGCACCAACAGTAATTTCCGCAATTTTGCTGTAGTCGCTGGTTTTAAAAACCACTACTTTACCATTTGCCTGCTTTACTTTATCCTGTATGGCTGCTGCAAGTTTACCATCATGTACTGCAACGCTGTTTACGGCCCCGCCAAAAGGAGTCATGCTGATGAATCCAATTGATTTCATGTTAGCGGGGTCAGCAAAATCAATGACCTCTATTTGGTTAACAGGCGTTTTTCCCGGAACATCTTCGTTTTCATTTTTAACTACAAACAATCTTTTGGTCAGCGGATCAAAAGCTGAAATTTCGGCGGCACCCACTTCGCCAACATCAAAGGAGCCAATCTCGGCAAAAGTTTTAGGATCTTCATTTACAAAGAATTCAGGTTCATCCGAGATGGGTTTGTCTTTCTTACAAGCTATAAAACTGAGCGGTAAAAGGAGCGCAACTAGTAAAAATTTTCTCATATGTATTTATTAAGTTTATGTGCGAAAATATAATTGCAACGTCATGGCTATTTAAGCTTAGTGTTATGATATTGTTATTTAGTATGTTATAAGAGGGGAGAGTTGTTGGAACTGGTATGGAAATCAATCTTGTTTGTTCTTCTTCTCTATTGTTAAGAAATAAATTTAAAATGAATTGATTAGTTTTTTATAAAAATAAATATCTTAGCCTAATAATAACCTGACCAAACTATATATAAATAAATGACCAACTTAACTAAAGAAAAAAGTGCAGCAGCCTATTTGTTCAGCGCTCCTGTTATTGTAGCCTCATTAGGCTATTTTGTTGACATCTACGATTTGCTTCTTTTCGGAATTGTGCGTATCCCCAGTTTAACCGAATTGGGACTGGATGAGGCTGCGGTATCTATTGAAGGGGCAAGTATTTTAAACTGGCAAATGACGGGGTTGTTGCTTGGAGGAATTTTATGGGGGGTATTGGGTGATAAAAAAGGACGTTTGTCGGTGCTTTTTGGTTCTATCATTACTTATTCGGTAGCAAATTTTGCCTGCGGATTTGTACACGATGTTACCATTTATAAACTATTGCGTTTTATTGCTGGTATTGGTCTGGCTGGAGAATTAGGAGCCGGAATTACCCTGGTTTCCGAAAGTTTACCCAAACGGTTGCGTGCCATAGGTACTTCGGTGGTTGCCGGTGTAGGTTTATTGGGTGCCGTAGTTGGTTATTTTACAGTTGAACTTTTTAGCTGGAGAAATGCTTATTTTATTGGTGGGGGAATGGGAATCCTGCTTTTGTTTTTAAGGATAGGGGTATTTGAATCGGGCATGTTTCATACCATGAAAGAAAAAACCAATGTGGCCAAGGGGAACTTCCTGTCTTTTTTCACAAAGAAAAGCCGTTTGATTTTATATCTGAAGTGTATTGGTATAGGTTTACCTACCTGGTATGTAATTGGCATTTTGGCCACATTTAGTAATGAGTTTGGTAAGGCGCTGGGAATTACTGAGGCAATAAAACCCGGACTTGCAGTAATGTGGTGTTATGTAGGCCTTTCGGCGGGCGACCTCGTTAGCGGACTGGTGAGCTATTGGCTTGAATCGCGCATACGTGCTGTAACTTATATGATGATTTTTACGGCAATTGGTACGCTGATTTATCTTTACGCAGGAATAAATACTGCAACCGGTTTGTACGGCATGTGCCTTTGGGTAGGTTTTGGTATTGGTTATTGGGCCATGTTTGTAACCATTGGCGCCGAACAGTTTGGTACCAATGTAAGGGCTACTGCAGCTACTACTATACCCAATATGGTTAGAGGTACGGTGGTATTAATGACTACCGTTTATACTACGCTAAAACCACATGTAATGGAACTGCATGCGGCAGGGATTTTGGGGCTTCTTTGCTTTGGAATAGGTTTATATTGTATACGAACCATTCCCGAAACTCATCATAAAGACCTCGATTTTATAGAAGATTAGTATTAAGCCAATACAAAAACCGTCATGCCCTTGGGGCCATGGGCTCCCAATACCAATGATTGTTCAATATCGGCCGTTTTAGATGGGCCGGCTATAAAACTTCCAAAACCATAATCAGCGGTGCCTATTTTTATATAGGCATCGTGCATGGTTTGTACAATTTTTTCCCGCTTTACTACTACTGCCAGCTGCTGACAAATAAAAGGAACTGCACGCTGATGCATTAAATCCTCTGTTATCCATAATGCTGCGTTTTCGGCCACACCAAAATGTGCTGTGATTACTGCCAGGTCTACGTTGGCATAACTGTGCGGATCCTGATTTTCCCAACCGGGTTCTGTAATGTCCGACAATTCTGTTAATGTAGATACGATGCGCTGTCCCTGGAAATGAGTCGTAATGTAGTTTTTAATCGAATTGTAGTCTTCCACCTCTACAAAATTTCCGCCTATGGTGGTCAACACGGTACCAAAAGCGGCAACCGGATCTGCAGCCGGGAAAGCAGTCGAGAGGTCTGCTGGCAGCGGTTGGGTCTCTGGTTGGCTACTCAATACTTTCGCTAATATCTGTTCTCTGCTAGTCATTCTTTTTATTTTTTGCGTACCATTCTCCAAAAGACTGTTTGGGCACCTGTGGCATTTCGCGGTGCTGGTACCATAAGTTCAGTTTGTTGTTTACCGTAAATGGGGCATGTTTCATAAACCAGCGACCTGCCTTACCTGCATTTTTGTAAATAAAGGGGCTCGACAAAGTAAACTCCATCGCTTTCATGGCCAGTTTCTTTTTAGGATCGGCATAACCTTCCTTAACAATTACCTGTCGCCATTTATACAATTGCTCGTGGATGTTGATTTTAACCGGACATACATTGCTGCATGAACCGCAAAGGGTAGAGGCAAATGGCAGATCGGCATATTCCTTCATATTCAGATTTGGTGCCAATATGGAGCCTATCGGACCAGCAACCGCGGTATGGTAACTGTGACCGCCACTTCGGCGGTAAACCGGGCAGGTGTTCATGCATGCCGCACAGCGGATGCATTTTAAGGAGTTGCGAAAATCAGGGCGACTAAGCTGTGTTGTGCGGCCATTGTCTACCAGTACAATGTGCATTTCCTGGCCGGGTCTTGGTTTTTTAAAATGACTGGAATACGTAGTAATGGGTTGTCCGGTAGCACTGCGGGTAAGTAGCCTTAAAAAAACACCCAGATTTTTGCGTTTAGGAACTATCTTTTCAATACCCATACAGGCAATATGTACATCGGCCAGGTGCGCACCCATATCTGCATTTCCCTCATTGGTGCATACTATAAACTCACCGGTTTCGGCAACTGCGAAATTTACTCCTGTAATGGCTGCTTTGCGTGTTAAAAAAGTTTCACGCAGGTGTTCCCGTGCAGCCGCAGTCAAAAATACCGGATCGGCCATGCCTTCAGGTGTGCCCAGATGCTCATGGAACAATTCGCCTATTTCCTCTTTCTTTTTGTGAATGCAAGGTAATACAATATGACTAGGTGGTTCTTTTGCCAGCTGAACAATCCGTTCGCCCAGATCGGTATCTATTACATCGATGTTATTTTGTTGCAGGTATTCGTTCAAATGGCATTCTTCGGTAAGCATAGATTTGCTTTTGATGAGCCTGTTTACCTGATGTTTTTTTAAAATGGAATGAACAATTTCATTGTGCTCTGCAGCATCAGCTGCCCAATGCACGGTTACCCCATTCTTTTTGGCCTGCTCTTCAAATTCAATCAGATAGTTGTGAAGATTAGAAAGCACATTGTTTTTAATCAGAGAAGCGGTTTGCCGCAATGATTCCCATTCGGGAATGTTATGGGCCGCTTTATCCCGTTTGGCCCGTACAAACCATAATGTTTCGTCGTGCCAGTTTACCCTTGCTTCGTCTTTATTAAATATATCCGATAGTTCGGCATGGTCTTTCGTTCCTGTATTCATTATTTTAGCTCGAATATGGTTTAAAACTACTCTGCGTTTAGTATTTCTGCAATGTGCAATACCTTTACATGGCTGTTCTGACGACGTAATATCCCTTCCATATGCATTAAACAGGACATGTCGGCCGCCGTAATGTACTCTGCTCCATGGTTCAGGTGGTCGGCTACCCGATCTTTTCCCATTTTTACAGATACGGCCTCTTCGGCCACACAGAAGGTTCCGCCAAACCCACAGCATTCATCTGGTCTGCTCAGCTCCACCAGTTCCAGTCCCTCTACCATTTTTAAAAGGTGGAGTGGTTTCGAAAAAGGAGCAGCTACCAGTTCGGTCATCTGGGCCAACATTAAACCACGCTGACCGTGGCAGCTCTGGTGTACGCCTACTTTATGGGGGAAACGGGCTGAAAGCTTTTCAACTTGCAGAACGTCCGTCAAAAATTCTGTCAATTCATATACTTTTTTCCGTATGCCAATGGCTTTGTTTTCATCCTTAGGCGAGTGCAAATGATCTTTGATGTGCAATACGCAGCTGCCCGAAGGGGATACGATATAATCAAATTCAGCAAAATTGTCGATAAACAAATCATTGCATCCCTGGGTTAAATGTTCGAAGCCCGAATTGGCCATGGGTTGTCCGCAACAGGTTTGGTTGACAGGATATTTTACTGTTATGCCAAGTTTGCTTAATAGATTTAAAGTGGCAATAGCAGCATTTGGATAAAACTGGTCGATATAACAAGGTATGAATAAGCCTACGGTCATTTATATAGCGGTTTGGCCTTAAATATAGGATTAAAAAATAATCTCACCATCCTGTGCTGTCATTGTCAGGGTAACAATATCACTAAAATATGAAAACGTTTTCAGGTGATTGAAAAAAATGTGTAGCTTGCCAATTATTTAATGCTTATGGCCAACGGAAAGAAGACTTATCAAAATACCATACTGGATATTGCAGAAGCACTAAAGCTTTCTCCTGCAACAATTTCGAGGGCCCTGAACCACCATCCTTATGTAAAGGAAAAGACCCGGAACGA
Encoded proteins:
- a CDS encoding MFS transporter, with product MKVKGLRWYIIALIAFATVINYIDRSAINIMWPYIYKEFGIADVDNKSALALITTFFMIAYALGQTFTGKLMDAVGTRLGMTISIIGWSISIALHSFARSLMSFNIFRFMLGFSEAGNWPGATKSNAEWFPAKERAIAQGIFGAGASLGSVVSAPVIALLYIAFGWKMTFILIAALGLIWVIPWLVINKAAPEKHPWLTEKERNYILDTDPDTNTSVEVAPVLTWRALLKFRNTWGIIMSRFFIDPVWWLFVTWLPTFLKEQFLFDIKQIGAFTWLPYLFAAIGSLAGGYHSSRQVKLGISAVKARKNSITLGCIIMLISLMAIVYQLDSLKNTPTLAMVLIGCTLFGFQFLIGNIQTLPSDYFNGKNVGTVAGMGGTAAVAGTLLTTWAVPIITKTSYVSFFVLAAVLVPITWICIKYITSKKSNSSINQ
- a CDS encoding alpha/beta hydrolase; this encodes MRKIIIFCGLLLVCAQLKAQDTAAVKKVTYPAGFTEQLNVVYTKVNDWEGKLDLYLPPAKNGATPLVINIHGGGWNKGNKESQTGFSGFFKRGYAVANIAYRLTGIATAPAAVEDTRCALIYLITNAGKLNIDVNKIVIMGGSAGGHLALMGGLLGNNHIFDTNCKSTANIKVAAIIDKYGITDVWDWGYGPIKTSKSATAWLGAKAKDKDFAMSVSPLYQVNKNSPPVFIVHGDADPIVPYQQSVALKAKLDELGVKNEFVTVKGGQHGKFTPEDNSMVNAKIMDFLKALGL
- a CDS encoding cupin domain-containing protein, with translation MLQHNLFQIDTEIPWQDLGNGIKRQVYGYDDKIMLVKAKFEAEAVGVLHEHHHSQVTYVASGVFEMTIGAEKKIIRQGDGFYAPPHVWHGCVCIEPGILIDVFSPHREDFL
- a CDS encoding heparinase II/III family protein, whose translation is MNYLKKLVMVMFCLIFPLSLTAQEHPGIMLTKKNIEAVRKGIQTYPLLQKSYHKIKIDADKALTEPISVPTPKDAGGGATHEQHKKNYTNMLNCGIAYQISGDKKYAGYVENMLLKYAENYSKWPLHPKRKENHQAGKIFWQSLNDFVWQVYTIQGYDMVYDAISAKNRNAITQGLFEPILKFFTVDCKETFDKIHNHGTWDIAAVGMTGYVLNKPEYVEMAIKGSAKDGKTGYLAQLDQLFSPDGYYTEGPYYQRYALLPFVIFAKAINNFQPALKIFEYRNQLLAKAINTTLQLTYTDGTFFPINDAIKGKTYESPELVYGVNIAYADIHAAAELLDVAQRQAEVVVSDAGLKVAADIQAGKTKPFAYQPLLIKDGANGNEGGLGILRYGHNDDQQVLLLKAASQGMGHGHFDRLNLLYYDNGVEILPDYGSARFINIESKKGGDYLPENKSWAKQTIAHNTLVVDQTSNYKGNADAAQQNHPDILYFKNNKDLQVVSAIERNAYPNVQLIRTSALLKVAELSKPLVIDVFQVLADKPHQYDLPFWYKGHIVDAAPKITAFTNQLKPLGEKYGYEHIWLNADQSVPSKTGYISILNNKRFYTVHFTSDANLNLKMLLLGANDPDMSLIENKAFMLSSTNSGNQTFFNVIETHGRTNPVSETTTGAASKVSDLKIISSDKNQVTVAFKVKNKAYTYQINYQDKENFLKLN
- a CDS encoding FadR/GntR family transcriptional regulator, with protein sequence MKSFIETIKSIEVESPVDKIIGQLKQLITSGQLQPGDRLPAERILAEKFGVGRSYVREAILKLEFYGLLRTNPQSGTYVSGLSIKVLDNIITDIIKFNKEDFNALLEARYYLELDAVKLAAERRTEQDLVKLKEALIDYENKTNSNQDAIEEDMLFHIAIARASKNSVIESMILILIPDLIKSIVESKICGDNRGKLAIAEHRDILTAIENQDIDAAENAVAAHLNDMFQISKAGFSAQKIINDN
- the yiaK gene encoding 3-dehydro-L-gulonate 2-dehydrogenase: MRVPFQTLQQEFKRVLLQLSFDEQMADTCATIFASNSRDGVYSHGLNRFPVFVQHVKNGLVIPDAVPILLERTGAIERWDGQLAPGMFNATHAMDRAIALAKSNGIGCVAIKNTNHWMRGGTYGWQAAQAGCIGICFTNATAGMPAWGGKDAVLGNNPLVIAVPRTEGHVVLDMAMSQFSYGKMQEYELKDEQLPFPGGYDEQGNLSTDPAQVRKSKLALPIGFWKGSGLSLVLDLLAVALSGGRSTQKISEGKYETGVSQCFICLHQSDMHAALIEEILEYTKNSRPDKPGDIVTYPGERTLKTRLDNEKNGIPVNEEIWQQLKSM
- a CDS encoding choice-of-anchor I family protein, with product MRKFLLVALLLPLSFIACKKDKPISDEPEFFVNEDPKTFAEIGSFDVGEVGAAEISAFDPLTKRLFVVKNENEDVPGKTPVNQIEVIDFADPANMKSIGFISMTPFGGAVNSVAVHDGKLAAAIQDKVKQANGKVVVFKTSDYSKIAEITVGALPDMVTFSPDGKYIMSANEGEPSADYTNDPSGTVSIIEVNNNYAVTTIDFSSIEGQKAALMQKGFRIFGPGKNFVKDIEPEYITISADSKTAWVTLQENNGIAKIDIASKTISNIFPLGFKDYNQTGNEVDLSDVNLSPATPYIAAKWNVKGVYMPDAIAVLETNGIPYLFTANEGDAREYAGFSEVLRIKNKDVKLDATVFPNAADLKKDEQLGRLNITTTLGDIDGDGDLDELYSFGSRSFSVWNGNTGAQVFDSKNELDKKCVAENVYDDLRSDDKSVEPEGITIGTVGDKKVAFVGMERADAVAVYDLTIPTAPVFLQLIKCGDAPEGVLFIPAKNSPTKKSLLVVSSEGDGVLKVYTPKTI
- a CDS encoding MFS transporter, which produces MTNLTKEKSAAAYLFSAPVIVASLGYFVDIYDLLLFGIVRIPSLTELGLDEAAVSIEGASILNWQMTGLLLGGILWGVLGDKKGRLSVLFGSIITYSVANFACGFVHDVTIYKLLRFIAGIGLAGELGAGITLVSESLPKRLRAIGTSVVAGVGLLGAVVGYFTVELFSWRNAYFIGGGMGILLLFLRIGVFESGMFHTMKEKTNVAKGNFLSFFTKKSRLILYLKCIGIGLPTWYVIGILATFSNEFGKALGITEAIKPGLAVMWCYVGLSAGDLVSGLVSYWLESRIRAVTYMMIFTAIGTLIYLYAGINTATGLYGMCLWVGFGIGYWAMFVTIGAEQFGTNVRATAATTIPNMVRGTVVLMTTVYTTLKPHVMELHAAGILGLLCFGIGLYCIRTIPETHHKDLDFIED
- a CDS encoding LUD domain-containing protein, producing MTSREQILAKVLSSQPETQPLPADLSTAFPAADPVAAFGTVLTTIGGNFVEVEDYNSIKNYITTHFQGQRIVSTLTELSDITEPGWENQDPHSYANVDLAVITAHFGVAENAALWITEDLMHQRAVPFICQQLAVVVKREKIVQTMHDAYIKIGTADYGFGSFIAGPSKTADIEQSLVLGAHGPKGMTVFVLA